One Elaeis guineensis isolate ETL-2024a chromosome 10, EG11, whole genome shotgun sequence genomic window carries:
- the LOC105052247 gene encoding PRA1 family protein B1: MMASAPAPPTLPISNPKSSSGAPSSVANGGAAPIATPAFRLFLSRLSDSVRRSLSNRRPWSELLDRSAFSRPDSLSDATSRIRKNLAYFRVNYIALLAAVLALSLLSHPFSLLVLLGLLVAWCFLYLFRPADPPLVLFGRTFSDRETLGGLVLLSIFVIFLTSVGSLLISALLVGAAIVCAHGAFRMPEDLFLDDQDPGGAAAGFLSFLGGAASSAASVAGPVVAARV; this comes from the coding sequence ATGATGGCCTCCGCACCGGCCCCGCCCACGCTCCCCATCTCCAACCCCAAGTCCAGCAGCGGCGCCCCGTCCTCCGTCGCCAATGGCGGTGCCGCCCCGATCGCCACCCCGGCGTTCCGCCTCTTCCTCTCCCGCCTTTCCGACTCCGTCCGCCGCTCCCTTTCCAATCGTCGCCCCTGGTCGGAGCTCCTCGATCGCTCCGCCTTCTCCCGGCCGGACTCCCTCTCCGACGCCACCTCCCGCATCCGCAAGAATCTCGCCTACTTCCGCGTCAACTACATCGCCCTCCTCGCCGCCGTCCTCgccctttctctcctctctcaCCCCTTCTCCCTCCTTGTCCTGCTTGGCCTCCTCGTCGCGTGGTGCTTCCTGTACCTATTCCGCCCCGCCGATCCCCCCCTCGTCCTCTTCGGCCGCACCTTCTCCGACCGCGAGACCCTCGGCGGCCTTGTCCTCCTCTCCATCTTCGTCATCTTCCTCACCTCCGTTGGATCCCTCCTCATCTCGGCCCTCCTGGTTGGCGCCGCCATCGTCTGCGCCCACGGAGCCTTCCGCATGCCCGAGGACCTCTTCCTCGACGACCAGGATCCCGGCGGCGCCGCCGCGGGGTTCCTCTCCTTCCTCGGCGGCGCCGCCTCCTCCGCCGCCTCCGTCGCCGGCCCCGTCGTGGCTGCCCGCGTCTGA